A window of Aeromicrobium sp. Root236 contains these coding sequences:
- a CDS encoding sigma-70 family RNA polymerase sigma factor: MADSPAYAPSNGSSSPQDDHDPEATRLRALVDLAKEGDAEAFGQLYDHYVSGVFRFVYYRVGSQQLAEDLTSETFVRGLRAIQRFNWQGKDFGAWLTTIARNLVADHFKSSRARLEIVAETIPEGKVTVASPEQEVLALISNEMLFEAVNSLPNEQRDCILMRFIQGLSIAQTAAALGRSEGAIKQLQLRAVRSLAKTMPEDAR; this comes from the coding sequence GTGGCCGATTCGCCCGCGTACGCGCCGTCGAACGGCTCGTCCAGCCCGCAGGACGACCACGATCCCGAGGCCACCCGACTGCGCGCCCTCGTCGACCTCGCCAAGGAAGGCGACGCCGAGGCGTTCGGCCAGCTCTACGACCACTACGTGTCCGGAGTCTTCCGCTTCGTCTACTACCGCGTCGGCTCCCAGCAGCTCGCCGAGGACCTCACGAGCGAGACGTTCGTGCGCGGACTGCGCGCCATCCAGCGCTTCAACTGGCAGGGCAAGGACTTCGGCGCCTGGCTGACCACGATCGCCCGCAACCTCGTGGCCGACCACTTCAAGTCCAGCCGGGCCCGGCTCGAGATCGTCGCCGAGACGATCCCCGAGGGCAAGGTCACGGTCGCCAGTCCCGAGCAGGAGGTCCTCGCGCTCATCTCCAACGAGATGCTGTTCGAGGCGGTCAACTCGTTGCCCAACGAGCAGCGCGACTGCATCCTCATGCGATTCATCCAGGGCCTGTCGATCGCCCAGACCGCCGCCGCCCTCGGCCGGAGCGAAGGCGCGATCAAGCAGCTCCAGCTGCGCGCCGTCCGAAGCCTCGCCAAGACGATGCCGGAGGACGCGCGATGA
- a CDS encoding DUF5667 domain-containing protein, protein MIGRRFHDDAQSFEEAWSGRAPGDEHIAELVRFAEHLCEAAVAEPSPMFRESLRTQLMTEAETVLVPLPATAPTPPVRTSRPVRRRVAGLTAAMVASAGVVGLVASSASAVPGEMLYPVKRSVESVELALHRDDASRGSFQLRQAAERLAEARELSDKGGSEDLIAQTLEDFSSQAESGSAALFSDFTGNGEKKSIRTVNDFAVEATADLSALSSQLPPGADDSFEAATATITDLATQASSLCVSCTTGDLQQLVSSVKDLSVTPSSSTDSTSDDKPSKHATDKSDSKAPATPDSPAPSDKPLVTLPLPTSSPTTKAPSLSDITDPVLGAVLGDENQEGLIPSLLNGLLGKK, encoded by the coding sequence ATGATCGGCCGTCGCTTCCACGACGACGCCCAGTCCTTCGAGGAGGCCTGGAGCGGCCGCGCACCCGGCGACGAACACATCGCCGAGCTCGTGCGCTTCGCCGAGCACCTGTGCGAAGCCGCTGTCGCCGAGCCCTCGCCGATGTTCCGTGAGTCGCTGCGCACCCAGCTCATGACCGAGGCCGAGACGGTCCTCGTCCCGCTGCCGGCCACGGCGCCCACGCCCCCCGTTCGCACGAGCCGTCCCGTACGCCGTCGCGTCGCAGGTCTCACCGCCGCGATGGTCGCGTCAGCCGGTGTCGTCGGCCTGGTCGCGTCGAGCGCGTCGGCCGTGCCCGGCGAGATGCTCTACCCGGTCAAGCGCAGCGTCGAGTCGGTTGAGCTCGCCCTGCACCGCGACGACGCGTCGCGCGGCTCGTTCCAGCTGCGCCAGGCCGCGGAGCGACTGGCCGAGGCGCGTGAGCTGAGCGACAAGGGCGGCTCGGAGGACCTCATCGCCCAGACGCTCGAGGACTTCTCCTCCCAGGCCGAGTCCGGCTCCGCCGCCCTGTTCAGCGACTTCACCGGCAACGGCGAGAAGAAGTCGATCCGCACGGTCAACGACTTCGCGGTCGAGGCGACCGCCGACCTGTCCGCGCTGTCGTCGCAGCTGCCGCCGGGCGCAGACGACTCGTTCGAGGCCGCGACCGCGACGATCACCGACCTGGCCACCCAGGCCTCGTCGCTGTGCGTCTCCTGCACGACCGGTGACCTCCAGCAGCTCGTCTCGTCGGTCAAGGACCTGTCGGTGACGCCCAGCAGCTCGACCGACAGCACGTCGGACGACAAGCCGAGCAAGCACGCGACCGACAAGAGCGACTCGAAGGCCCCGGCCACGCCGGACAGCCCCGCACCGAGTGACAAGCCGCTCGTGACGCTGCCGCTGCCGACCAGCTCGCCCACCACCAAGGCCCCGAGCCTGAGCGACATCACCGACCCGGTCCTCGGCGCCGTCCTCGGTGACGAGAACCAAGAGGGCCTGATCCCCAGCCTGCTGAACGGGTTGCTGGGCAAGAAGTAG
- a CDS encoding lysophospholipid acyltransferase family protein: MTDERKTIGSAGKAGRGNRQTSPSAAARALAGAPAAKKPVAKKSIATAKPPAGPPAAAKSKQPVGEPAAKKTAKPAAKKSTAKKATPPPSQPKPRLRAVTDEDAAAAAAAAAEEAAKRTRTAGAAPLSAGIPLDEIVVALIQAAQRVLGTDWEARVATLLATIRKRMSGDYEVDEFGFDPQITEVLTAAIEPLAEKWFRLEVRGVENIPAEGGALLVANHSGTVPIDGLITGYAVKKYSGRNLRPLGADLVFSLPFVGQIARKVGATLACTEDAERLLTTGELAGVWPEGFKGIGKPFAERYKLQRFGRGGFVSSAMRAQVPIVPVSIVGAEEIYPLVGNVPSLARLLGLPYLPITPFFPLLGPLGMIPLPSKWIIEFGEPIRTDAYDPESADDPMLLFNVTDQVRETIQQTLYGLLVDRGNAFF; encoded by the coding sequence ATGACCGACGAGCGCAAGACGATCGGGTCGGCCGGCAAGGCCGGCCGCGGCAACCGGCAGACCTCGCCCTCGGCTGCGGCCCGGGCACTGGCCGGCGCGCCGGCGGCCAAGAAGCCGGTCGCCAAGAAGTCCATTGCCACAGCGAAGCCGCCGGCAGGTCCTCCCGCTGCTGCCAAGAGCAAGCAGCCGGTCGGCGAGCCCGCGGCCAAGAAGACGGCCAAGCCTGCTGCCAAGAAGAGCACGGCCAAGAAGGCGACGCCCCCGCCGTCCCAGCCGAAGCCTCGCCTTCGCGCGGTCACCGACGAGGACGCAGCTGCTGCCGCGGCCGCGGCCGCGGAGGAAGCCGCGAAGCGTACGCGCACGGCCGGCGCCGCCCCGTTGTCCGCCGGCATCCCGCTGGACGAGATCGTCGTCGCACTGATCCAGGCCGCGCAGCGGGTCCTCGGCACCGACTGGGAGGCCCGCGTCGCGACGTTGCTCGCGACGATCCGCAAGCGCATGAGCGGCGACTACGAGGTCGACGAGTTCGGCTTCGACCCGCAGATCACCGAGGTCCTGACCGCGGCGATCGAGCCGCTCGCCGAGAAGTGGTTCCGCCTCGAGGTCCGAGGGGTCGAGAACATCCCCGCCGAGGGTGGCGCCCTGCTGGTCGCCAACCACTCGGGCACCGTCCCGATCGACGGCCTCATCACGGGCTACGCCGTCAAGAAGTACTCCGGCCGCAACCTGAGACCGCTCGGTGCCGACCTGGTGTTCTCGCTGCCGTTCGTGGGCCAGATCGCCCGCAAGGTCGGCGCGACCCTCGCCTGCACCGAGGACGCCGAGCGGCTGCTCACGACCGGCGAGCTCGCCGGCGTGTGGCCCGAGGGGTTCAAGGGGATCGGCAAGCCGTTCGCCGAGCGCTACAAGCTCCAGCGGTTCGGTCGCGGTGGCTTCGTGTCGTCGGCGATGCGGGCCCAGGTGCCGATCGTGCCGGTCTCGATCGTGGGCGCCGAGGAGATCTATCCGCTCGTCGGCAACGTCCCGTCACTGGCGCGCCTGCTCGGCCTGCCCTACCTGCCGATCACGCCGTTCTTCCCGCTGCTCGGCCCGCTGGGCATGATCCCGCTGCCGAGCAAGTGGATCATCGAGTTCGGCGAGCCGATTCGCACCGATGCGTACGACCCGGAGTCCGCAGACGACCCGATGCTGCTGTTCAACGTCACGGACCAGGTCCGCGAGACGATCCAGCAGACCCTCTACGGCCTGCTGGTGGACCGAGGCAACGCGTTCTTCTGA
- a CDS encoding NAD-dependent epimerase/dehydratase family protein, with protein sequence MARSVLVTGVAGSFASLFARRLADLGEDAGIGKVVGIDTMLPPGDLGGVKFVRADIRTPVVGKVIAVEDVDTVVHLDVNPPKRGRSGGAKELNVIGTMQLLAACQRSATVSKFILGSSTAVYGSSPRDPAMFTESLLARDGVRSGFPKDIVEVESYVRGFARRRPEVLITTLRAAQILHPSIETPLATYFSSPVLPAVMGFDPRLQFTDLQDAVAVLEQAILKDRPGTFNVAGDGVVLLSQAARRVGRPIIPLPPVGFATAARRVLRAAGSDIPPDLHRLLTYGRVVDTSALRDIFGYELTRTSMDTFDEFRTSLRPGIMSAVGGRA encoded by the coding sequence ATGGCCCGGTCTGTCCTCGTCACCGGTGTTGCGGGTTCGTTTGCGTCGCTGTTCGCGCGCCGACTCGCAGACCTTGGCGAGGACGCGGGCATCGGCAAGGTCGTCGGCATCGACACGATGCTGCCGCCAGGTGACCTCGGTGGCGTGAAGTTCGTCCGCGCCGACATCCGCACCCCTGTGGTCGGCAAGGTCATCGCCGTCGAGGACGTCGACACGGTCGTCCACCTCGACGTCAACCCGCCCAAGCGGGGACGCTCCGGCGGCGCCAAGGAGCTCAACGTCATCGGCACGATGCAGCTCCTGGCGGCCTGCCAGCGATCGGCGACCGTCAGCAAGTTCATCCTCGGCTCGTCGACCGCGGTCTACGGCTCGTCCCCGCGCGACCCGGCGATGTTCACCGAGTCGCTGCTGGCCCGTGACGGCGTACGCAGCGGGTTCCCCAAGGACATCGTCGAGGTCGAGTCGTACGTCCGAGGGTTCGCGCGGCGCCGGCCCGAGGTGCTCATCACGACGTTGCGTGCGGCTCAGATCCTGCACCCGTCGATCGAGACTCCTCTGGCGACCTACTTCTCCAGCCCCGTCCTGCCGGCCGTGATGGGCTTCGACCCTCGGCTGCAGTTCACGGACCTCCAGGACGCGGTCGCCGTCCTCGAGCAGGCAATCCTCAAGGACCGGCCGGGCACGTTCAACGTCGCCGGTGACGGCGTGGTGCTGCTGAGCCAGGCTGCTCGCCGGGTCGGCCGGCCGATCATCCCGCTGCCGCCGGTCGGCTTCGCCACCGCCGCCCGGCGTGTCCTGCGAGCCGCCGGGTCCGACATCCCGCCCGACCTGCACCGGCTGCTGACCTATGGCCGGGTCGTCGACACCTCGGCGCTGCGGGACATCTTCGGCTACGAGCTGACCCGCACCTCGATGGACACGTTCGACGAGTTCCGCACATCACTGAGGCCCGGCATCATGTCGGCCGTGGGGGGACGAGCATGA
- a CDS encoding 30S ribosomal protein bS22: MGSVIKKRRKRMSKKKHRKMLKRTRVQRRRLGK; this comes from the coding sequence GTGGGTTCAGTCATCAAGAAGCGTCGCAAGCGGATGTCGAAGAAGAAGCACCGCAAGATGCTCAAGCGCACCCGAGTACAGCGTCGTCGTCTGGGCAAGTAG
- a CDS encoding helix-turn-helix domain-containing protein, whose protein sequence is MASGPTFLTVAEVAAQMRVSKMTVYRLVHSGELEAVRVGRSFRVPEHAVEEFLGKSYFQAG, encoded by the coding sequence ATGGCATCCGGACCGACGTTCTTGACCGTCGCGGAAGTGGCGGCGCAGATGCGCGTCTCCAAGATGACGGTCTACCGTCTCGTGCACTCCGGTGAGCTCGAAGCCGTACGGGTGGGGCGCTCCTTCCGGGTGCCTGAGCACGCCGTCGAGGAGTTCCTCGGCAAGTCCTACTTCCAGGCCGGCTGA
- a CDS encoding acetoin utilization protein AcuC, whose protein sequence is MTERACVVFDQHLTEYNFGLSHPMAPVRIDLTMALAREIGIVDELDVVGAVPATDDELSLVHSATYIEKVHKLSDHPTYTDPSIGLGTEDNPVFAHMHEASALIAGASVEAARRVWTGAAPRAVNVSGGLHHAMPGTASGFCIYNDVALAIRWLLDNGAQRVAYVDVDAHHGDGVQQMFWNDPRVLTISIHEGPQTLFPGTGFSTETGGEGAEGSAVNMPLPPGTSDAGWLRAFHAVVPALVREFKPDILVTQHGCDSHMDDPLTNLMLSVDGQRASYLALRDLAEEVCGGKWVATGGGGYAVMDVVPRAWAHLLAIVAGSPLDPSTLTPDRWRARIEEMRGSPAALRMTDGRAVGYRAWEQGYDPASWLDRSIQATRTAAFPLNGLDPQP, encoded by the coding sequence ATGACCGAGCGCGCGTGCGTCGTCTTCGACCAGCACCTGACCGAGTACAACTTCGGTCTGTCGCACCCCATGGCGCCGGTCCGGATCGACCTCACGATGGCGCTCGCCCGCGAGATCGGCATCGTCGACGAGCTCGACGTCGTCGGCGCCGTCCCGGCGACGGACGACGAGCTCAGCCTCGTCCACTCCGCGACCTACATCGAGAAGGTCCACAAGCTCAGTGACCATCCGACGTACACCGACCCCAGCATCGGGCTCGGCACTGAGGACAACCCGGTGTTCGCCCACATGCACGAAGCCAGCGCCCTGATCGCCGGCGCCAGCGTCGAGGCGGCCCGCCGGGTGTGGACCGGTGCCGCCCCGCGCGCGGTCAACGTCAGCGGTGGCCTGCACCACGCGATGCCCGGCACGGCGAGTGGCTTCTGCATCTACAACGACGTCGCCCTCGCGATCCGTTGGCTGCTCGACAACGGTGCGCAGCGCGTGGCGTACGTCGACGTCGACGCCCACCACGGCGACGGCGTGCAGCAGATGTTCTGGAACGACCCGCGTGTCCTGACGATCTCGATCCACGAGGGCCCGCAGACGCTGTTCCCCGGCACCGGCTTCTCCACGGAGACCGGTGGTGAGGGGGCCGAAGGGTCCGCCGTCAACATGCCGCTGCCACCCGGTACGTCCGACGCCGGCTGGCTCCGGGCGTTCCATGCCGTCGTGCCCGCGCTGGTTCGCGAGTTCAAGCCCGACATCCTGGTGACTCAGCACGGCTGCGACTCGCACATGGACGACCCGCTGACCAACCTGATGCTCAGCGTCGACGGTCAGCGCGCTTCGTATCTCGCCCTCCGCGACCTCGCCGAGGAGGTGTGCGGCGGCAAGTGGGTCGCGACGGGCGGCGGCGGCTACGCCGTCATGGACGTCGTGCCGCGGGCCTGGGCGCACCTGCTGGCGATCGTCGCCGGATCGCCCCTGGACCCCTCGACGCTGACTCCCGACCGCTGGCGCGCGCGCATCGAGGAGATGCGCGGCTCGCCCGCGGCGCTCCGCATGACCGACGGCCGGGCCGTCGGCTATCGCGCCTGGGAGCAGGGCTACGACCCCGCGAGCTGGCTCGATCGCTCCATCCAGGCCACGCGCACGGCGGCGTTCCCGTTGAACGGCCTCGATCCACAGCCCTGA
- a CDS encoding FAD-binding oxidoreductase: MTELSAALDGEVLTSGDPGYDEARTVWNAMVDRRPRMIVRCRSVSDVVAAIAAARADGLEIGVRCGGHSVVGHAVPDDGMMIDLTPMGEVVVDAERRRARVQGGALLGALDIAAQQHGLATTAGNVSHTGVGGLTLGGGMGWLARQHGLSCDNVVSFELVTAAGEVLRASETENPELFWGLRGGGGNFGIVTEFEFRLHPVGTQALVVEHDFPADESGSALRAWRDLSATAPRPATFTAFVLNGLVTLGYVWVGDPAEGRALLSSFDSIGTPTETRVLDMSYVELQQRDDTVDGHEFRRYWKGHYFTELSDELIDVMLEGSRGPGLVPAASLQAYGGAIADVPDDATAFSQRGTAFEFVTAARWTDPAEDVERIAAARAFAGTLDAYASGAYVNALNDEGLVGVRRAYPAEKLARLIALKDTYDPDNVFRLNQNIPPSGA; this comes from the coding sequence ATGACCGAGCTGAGTGCGGCCCTCGACGGCGAGGTCCTGACCAGCGGCGACCCGGGCTACGACGAGGCCCGGACGGTCTGGAACGCGATGGTCGACCGGCGTCCCAGGATGATCGTCCGCTGCCGCAGCGTCAGCGACGTCGTCGCGGCGATCGCCGCCGCGCGGGCCGACGGCCTCGAGATCGGCGTGCGGTGCGGCGGCCACAGCGTCGTCGGTCATGCCGTGCCGGACGACGGCATGATGATCGACCTGACTCCGATGGGCGAGGTCGTCGTCGACGCGGAGCGGCGGCGGGCCCGCGTGCAGGGTGGTGCGCTCCTCGGCGCACTCGACATCGCGGCGCAGCAGCACGGCCTCGCCACGACGGCCGGCAACGTCTCGCACACCGGGGTCGGCGGGCTCACCCTCGGCGGTGGCATGGGCTGGCTGGCCCGCCAGCACGGCCTGAGCTGCGACAACGTCGTCTCGTTCGAGCTCGTGACGGCCGCCGGCGAGGTGCTGCGCGCGAGCGAGACCGAGAACCCTGAGCTGTTCTGGGGTCTTCGCGGCGGCGGCGGCAACTTCGGGATCGTCACGGAGTTCGAGTTCAGGCTGCATCCGGTCGGCACGCAGGCGCTGGTCGTCGAGCACGACTTCCCTGCCGACGAGAGCGGATCGGCCCTGCGGGCCTGGCGCGACCTGAGCGCGACCGCACCCAGGCCTGCGACGTTCACCGCCTTCGTGCTCAACGGCCTCGTCACCCTCGGCTATGTGTGGGTCGGCGATCCGGCGGAGGGCCGCGCACTCCTCTCCTCCTTCGACTCGATCGGCACGCCCACCGAGACGCGGGTCCTCGACATGTCGTACGTCGAGCTGCAGCAGCGGGACGACACCGTCGACGGCCACGAGTTCCGGCGCTACTGGAAGGGGCACTACTTCACCGAGCTCTCGGACGAGCTGATCGACGTCATGCTGGAGGGCTCGAGGGGACCTGGCCTCGTGCCGGCTGCGAGCCTGCAGGCGTACGGCGGCGCGATCGCCGACGTGCCCGACGACGCGACCGCCTTCAGCCAGCGCGGCACCGCGTTCGAGTTCGTGACGGCGGCCCGATGGACCGATCCGGCGGAGGACGTCGAGCGGATCGCCGCCGCTCGCGCCTTCGCGGGCACGCTCGACGCGTATGCGAGCGGGGCGTACGTCAACGCACTCAACGACGAGGGCCTCGTCGGCGTACGACGGGCCTACCCCGCGGAGAAGCTGGCCCGGTTGATCGCGCTCAAGGACACGTACGACCCCGACAACGTCTTCCGGCTCAACCAGAACATCCCACCGTCCGGCGCCTAG
- the proC gene encoding pyrroline-5-carboxylate reductase — protein MTQRIAILGAGVMGETLLSAILRAGHAATDVVISEKREERATELREAYGVTVTGNAEAVADADVVLVVVKPQDVTALLDEIAGSVRPQATIVSLAAGITIGTIESALPSGVAVVRAMPNTPALVGEGMFGISPGASCSDDQLGVVVSLLESGGKVVVVDEAQQDAVTAVSGSGPAYVFYLAEAMIAGGIDAGLDEDTARTLTAQTLVGAAKLLAESDATADELRRRVTSPNGTTHAAITTFDEHGVKDALIAGVAAAGARSAELSGPS, from the coding sequence ATGACTCAACGGATCGCGATCCTCGGTGCCGGCGTGATGGGCGAGACGTTGCTCTCGGCGATCCTGCGAGCCGGCCACGCCGCCACCGACGTGGTGATCTCGGAGAAGCGTGAGGAACGGGCCACCGAGCTCCGCGAGGCGTACGGCGTGACGGTGACCGGCAACGCCGAGGCCGTCGCGGACGCCGACGTGGTCCTGGTCGTGGTCAAGCCGCAGGACGTGACGGCGCTGCTCGACGAGATCGCCGGGTCCGTACGCCCCCAGGCCACGATCGTCTCCCTCGCCGCGGGCATCACGATCGGCACGATCGAGTCCGCGCTCCCCAGCGGTGTCGCGGTGGTCCGTGCCATGCCCAACACGCCCGCGCTCGTCGGCGAAGGCATGTTCGGCATCTCGCCCGGCGCCTCGTGCTCCGACGACCAGCTCGGCGTCGTGGTGAGCCTGCTCGAGTCCGGCGGCAAGGTCGTCGTGGTCGACGAGGCGCAGCAGGATGCGGTGACCGCGGTCTCCGGCTCGGGCCCGGCGTACGTCTTTTACCTCGCCGAGGCGATGATCGCCGGCGGCATCGACGCCGGACTCGACGAGGACACCGCCCGCACCCTCACCGCCCAGACGCTGGTGGGAGCCGCCAAGCTGCTCGCCGAGTCCGACGCGACCGCTGACGAGCTCAGGCGCCGGGTCACGTCGCCCAACGGCACGACCCATGCGGCGATCACGACGTTCGACGAGCACGGCGTCAAGGACGCGCTGATCGCCGGTGTCGCCGCCGCTGGTGCCAGGTCTGCGGAGCTCTCGGGCCCGTCCTAG
- a CDS encoding bile acid:sodium symporter family protein, whose product MRLRPDPFIVALLLSAIVASFVPATGSSLEVLKNVSLVAIGLLFFLYGARLSTAETVAGLKHWRLHAAILSTTFVAFPLVGLSAHLLEPGLLTPTLANGVLLLCLVPSTVQSCVVYTRIARGNVAGAVVSASLSNLIGVFLTPALVALLMTSDAHVDAGAVVRIVLQLFVPFVLGQLLRPVIGGFIARYDSRLTLYDRSSILLVVFVAFSEGAEAHIWSTLEVWDVIAVVGVCAVLLAIAMVWTVLLGRLLGFARADRIPLLFCGCNKSLASGLPIASVLFAGPDVALIVLPLMFYHQLQIITGAVVAGRLARTP is encoded by the coding sequence GTGCGCCTCCGCCCCGACCCGTTCATCGTCGCCCTGCTGCTCTCGGCGATCGTGGCGTCGTTCGTGCCCGCGACGGGTTCGAGCCTCGAGGTGCTCAAGAACGTCTCGCTGGTGGCGATCGGCCTGCTGTTCTTCCTGTACGGCGCCCGGCTCTCGACCGCTGAGACGGTCGCCGGGCTCAAGCACTGGCGGCTGCACGCCGCGATCCTCTCGACGACGTTCGTCGCTTTCCCGCTGGTGGGGCTGAGCGCGCACCTCCTCGAGCCCGGCCTGCTGACGCCGACCCTCGCGAACGGGGTGCTGCTGCTGTGCCTCGTGCCGTCGACCGTGCAGTCGTGCGTCGTCTACACCCGCATCGCGCGGGGCAACGTGGCCGGCGCGGTCGTCAGCGCCTCGCTGTCCAACCTCATCGGCGTCTTCCTCACGCCCGCACTCGTCGCGCTCCTGATGACGTCGGATGCGCACGTCGACGCCGGTGCCGTCGTCAGGATCGTCCTCCAGCTGTTCGTCCCGTTCGTGCTCGGTCAGCTGCTGCGACCAGTGATCGGCGGGTTCATCGCCCGCTACGACTCCCGGCTCACCCTCTACGACCGCAGCAGCATCCTGCTCGTGGTCTTCGTCGCGTTCAGCGAGGGCGCCGAGGCCCACATCTGGTCGACCCTGGAGGTCTGGGACGTCATCGCCGTCGTGGGCGTGTGCGCCGTCCTGCTAGCGATCGCGATGGTCTGGACCGTGCTGCTGGGACGCCTCCTCGGCTTCGCGCGCGCCGATCGGATCCCGTTGCTGTTCTGCGGCTGCAACAAGAGCCTGGCCAGCGGCCTGCCGATCGCGTCGGTCCTGTTCGCCGGCCCGGACGTCGCACTGATCGTGCTGCCGCTGATGTTCTACCACCAGCTGCAGATCATCACAGGCGCCGTCGTCGCCGGACGGCTGGCGCGTACGCCCTAG
- a CDS encoding LysE family translocator gives MITVDQFLAFGLAAFILIAIPGPSVVFVIGRALAYGRGVALATVLGNTLGLLTIVVLVAFGLGVIVEESIVVFMVLKFAGAAYLVWLGVQAIRHRKAFSVKNAGAGGHPVLSWPKVIRQGYIVGVSNPKAFMIVGAVLPQFIDRGNGHVQAQMLLLGLIAVVIGLLSDSLWAVIASQLRTWFNASPRRGEAMGAVGGTSMIGLGVGLAVSGNHH, from the coding sequence ATGATCACGGTCGACCAGTTCCTCGCCTTCGGGCTCGCGGCGTTCATCCTCATCGCGATCCCCGGCCCGAGCGTCGTGTTCGTCATCGGTCGCGCCCTGGCGTACGGGCGAGGGGTCGCGCTCGCGACGGTCCTGGGCAACACCCTCGGCCTGCTGACGATCGTGGTGCTCGTGGCGTTCGGGCTCGGTGTCATCGTCGAGGAGTCGATCGTCGTCTTCATGGTGCTCAAGTTCGCCGGCGCCGCCTATCTGGTGTGGCTCGGCGTCCAGGCCATCCGGCACCGCAAGGCGTTCAGCGTGAAGAATGCCGGCGCCGGCGGCCACCCGGTGCTCAGCTGGCCCAAGGTCATTCGTCAGGGCTACATCGTCGGCGTCTCCAACCCCAAGGCGTTCATGATCGTCGGCGCCGTGCTGCCGCAGTTCATCGACCGCGGCAACGGCCATGTGCAGGCGCAGATGCTGCTGCTGGGTCTCATCGCCGTCGTGATCGGCCTGCTCTCCGACAGTCTGTGGGCCGTCATCGCCAGCCAGCTCCGCACGTGGTTCAACGCGTCACCCCGGCGTGGTGAGGCGATGGGCGCCGTCGGCGGCACCTCGATGATCGGCCTCGGCGTCGGCCTGGCCGTCTCCGGCAACCACCACTAG
- a CDS encoding sugar phosphate isomerase/epimerase, whose amino-acid sequence MPDPIRVSLSTSSVYPGSTASGFESAARLGYDGVEVMVGIDDVSADITAIKALSAFHEIPVVSIHAPCLLVTQRVWGNDPWGKLHRSAEMAHEVGASVIVVHPPFRWQRDYARGFVEGIADLEAEHGITYAVENMYPWRTGKREFQAYAPGWDPLQHDYAHVTVDLSHSSTAGEDPVEMAKALGSRLAHVHIADGSGSAKDEHLIPGRGTQPCQEFLELVAASGYDGEVVVEINTRKAKDQSDREADLLEALAFTRLHATV is encoded by the coding sequence GTGCCCGATCCCATCCGCGTCTCGTTGTCGACCTCCTCGGTCTACCCGGGGTCGACGGCCAGCGGGTTCGAGTCGGCCGCGCGGCTCGGCTACGACGGGGTCGAGGTCATGGTCGGCATCGACGACGTCAGCGCCGACATCACCGCGATCAAGGCGCTCAGCGCGTTCCACGAGATCCCCGTGGTCTCGATCCACGCGCCGTGCCTGCTCGTGACGCAGCGGGTGTGGGGCAACGACCCGTGGGGCAAGCTGCACCGCAGCGCCGAGATGGCACACGAGGTCGGTGCCTCGGTGATCGTCGTGCACCCGCCGTTCCGGTGGCAACGTGACTACGCCCGGGGCTTCGTCGAGGGCATCGCCGACCTCGAGGCCGAGCACGGCATCACGTACGCCGTCGAGAACATGTATCCGTGGCGCACCGGCAAACGGGAGTTCCAGGCGTACGCGCCGGGGTGGGACCCGCTGCAGCACGACTACGCCCACGTCACGGTCGACCTGTCCCACAGCTCGACCGCCGGCGAGGACCCCGTCGAGATGGCCAAGGCGCTCGGCAGCCGGCTCGCCCACGTGCACATCGCCGACGGTTCCGGCTCGGCCAAGGACGAGCACCTGATCCCCGGCCGCGGGACGCAGCCGTGCCAGGAGTTCCTCGAGCTCGTCGCGGCCTCGGGCTATGACGGCGAGGTCGTCGTGGAGATCAACACCCGCAAGGCCAAGGACCAGAGCGACCGCGAGGCCGATCTCCTCGAGGCACTGGCGTTCACCCGCCTCCACGCCACTGTCTGA